Within the Gaiellales bacterium genome, the region TCACCGTCACCCGCCGCGACAAGGTGCGCCAGGCGGTGTCGCTGTGGCGGGCGCAGAACGCGGATCGCGCCGCCGGTGACCGCCTCACCTACAGCCACGCCGCCATCGCCCACCTGATCAGGGACATCGAGGATCACGAGTTCGGCTGGCGGGCGTTCTTCCGCGAGAGCGGCGTCGAGCCGTTCGAGGTCGTCTACGAGGACTTCGCGGCCAGCTACGAGGACGCGCTCCGCGAGATCCTGCGCCACGTCGGCTTCCCCGAGGCCGACACCGTCGCGATCGCGACGCCGACGCGGCGCCGTCAGGCCGACGACCTCTCGCAGCGCTGGACCGAGCGCTACAAGGCCGAGTCCGGCCGGCTCGCGCACGCCTAGACCTACGATCCCGGGCATGTGGATCGACCCGCCCGCCGCGGACGCCGTGCTCGTGCTCGCCCACGGCGCCGGCTCGGGCATGCGCTCGCCGTTCATGGCCGGCTTCAGCGAGGAGATCGGGCGCCTGGGCGTGGCGACGCTGCGGTTCGAGTTCCCCTACATGCAGGCGGGGCGGCGCGCGCCCGACCGGCCGCCGGTGCTGATCGACGCGTGGCGGGAGGCGTTCGTGGAGGGCGCGTCCAGGGCGGCCGGCCGGCCGGTGTTCGCGGGCGGCAAGTCGATGGGGGGCCGCATCGCCTCGATGGCCTCCGCCGAGGGCATGCCGGCGGCGGGGCTCGTCTTCCTCGGCTACCCGCTCCATCCGCCCGGGCGGCCGGAGAAGATCCGCGACGCCCATCTGTCCGACGTGCCGGTGCCGATGCTCTTCCTGCAGGGCTCGCGCGACAGCTTCGCCCGGCCCGACCTGCTCGCCGGCGTGATCGCCCGGCTCGGCCCGCGGGCCGAGTACGTCGAGGTGACGGGCGGCGACCATTCGTTCCGAGTGCCCGGCGGCCCGCGCGACGCCGCGGTGATCGGCGCGTCGCTGGCCGAGCCGGCGGCGCGGTTCATTCGAGCCGTCTGATCATCGCCACCCGCGGGTGGTCGCCCGGGATGGCGGTCGCCTCGTGCGCGACGAGCGCCCGCAGCTGCGGCCCCCACTCGCCCTCCGGCAGCTCCGTGAAGCCGAGCCGCGCGTAGTAGGGCGCGTTCCAGGGGATGTCGCGGAAGGTCGTCAGCGTGAGCGCGGGGCGTCCGTCGGCGCGGGCGGCTCCGGCGAGGTGGTCGATCAGCCCGGCGCCGATGCCGCGGCCGGCCTGGGCCGGGGCGACGCTCACCTGCTCGACGTGCAGGCAGCCGTCCACCTCCGCGGCGAGCAGGTAGGCGACCGGGCCGTCGCCGTCGGCCGCGACCCATGCCAGGCCCGCCGTCCGGTACGCCTCGAGCTCCTCGGGTGAGCCCGGGTCGTCGGCGGCGATCTCGGGCATGCCGTGGTCGGCGAAGGCCTGCCCGGCGGCCGCCTCGATCTCGACCAGCCGGGCCAGCTCGTCCGCCGCCGGCGGGCGGATCACGAATCGAGCAGCCATCGCACCGCCTCGACGTGCTCGGGCGGACCGCCGCCCACCGCCCAGGCCACGGTCTGGCCGATCGTCCAGCCGCGGGCGCGGTCGCGGTCGAGCCCGAGCTCAGACGTGAGCCGGTCGAGCCGTCCGAGCACCGCCCGGCGGGAGTGGCCGAGCTCGAACGAGCGCACGATCGGCGCCACCGCGAACTCGCGCTCGCCCGCGAGCGGCTTGGGGTCGATCGCGAGCCACGGCTCCCGCTCCGCCGCGAGCACGTTGTCGCCGTGCAGATCCTGGTGCAGCAGCACCTGCTCGCCCTGGCTCGGCGCAAGCTCCGTCAGCACCTGGATGGCGGCGTCGACCAACCGCCGCTCGAAGGGCCGCCCGGCCGC harbors:
- a CDS encoding Stf0 family sulfotransferase, which produces MFPNLTYLTVTRRDKVRQAVSLWRAQNADRAAGDRLTYSHAAIAHLIRDIEDHEFGWRAFFRESGVEPFEVVYEDFAASYEDALREILRHVGFPEADTVAIATPTRRRQADDLSQRWTERYKAESGRLAHA
- a CDS encoding GNAT family N-acetyltransferase; the protein is MAARFVIRPPAADELARLVEIEAAAGQAFADHGMPEIAADDPGSPEELEAYRTAGLAWVAADGDGPVAYLLAAEVDGCLHVEQVSVAPAQAGRGIGAGLIDHLAGAARADGRPALTLTTFRDIPWNAPYYARLGFTELPEGEWGPQLRALVAHEATAIPGDHPRVAMIRRLE
- a CDS encoding alpha/beta family hydrolase; protein product: MWIDPPAADAVLVLAHGAGSGMRSPFMAGFSEEIGRLGVATLRFEFPYMQAGRRAPDRPPVLIDAWREAFVEGASRAAGRPVFAGGKSMGGRIASMASAEGMPAAGLVFLGYPLHPPGRPEKIRDAHLSDVPVPMLFLQGSRDSFARPDLLAGVIARLGPRAEYVEVTGGDHSFRVPGGPRDAAVIGASLAEPAARFIRAV